TATCGAACGCTCATTTCTCCTTTGTTTCCCCCAGTTTGCCGCTATCAACCGACTTGTTCAAAGTATGCAATCGAAGCAGTTGAGCGGTTTGGGGCGTGGCGTGGGGGACTGATGGCGATCCGGCGAATATTGCGCTGCCATCCCTTCCATGCTGGCGGTTACGATCCAGTCCCCCCAGCAGCTCAACCGGCTGCAGACACAACCGCAGAAGACATCATGACTTAGAAAAAGCCGGTTGCAGCGATTTTAAATATTAAATTGTGTAAAAACTGGTAAAATCCATAAGCTGTTAGGCTTTGTGCTTTTAGCAGCCGGCTAAAAGAAATAAAAAACAATCGGATTTAATCTCATGACCTGATGAATCGATTCA
Above is a window of Microcoleus sp. FACHB-672 DNA encoding:
- the yidD gene encoding membrane protein insertion efficiency factor YidD; translated protein: MKVLLIALIRAYRTLISPLFPPVCRYQPTCSKYAIEAVERFGAWRGGLMAIRRILRCHPFHAGGYDPVPPAAQPAADTTAEDIMT